From Mauremys mutica isolate MM-2020 ecotype Southern chromosome 17, ASM2049712v1, whole genome shotgun sequence, one genomic window encodes:
- the LOC123351911 gene encoding tapasin-related protein-like isoform X1 yields MRLELGCLVLWVQLLPWSPGSFTDANFTVVQSPAEVGVIRGDNATLNCTFSRGLSLDKGAVSWFRGGPGGEAAVPLRARFALAYPDTFLRRGEGTLAITNVSLEDAGKYVCRVLLWGTGETRGNGTQLRVYAQPSHPVIFLQFHPKPESKWTLVCRTAGFYPAPARLTWYQGSVRLPPTQPLQECGDPTRPLQASTTLELPSSGPRTTYTCQVGHPSLQNPLSSDYTYDPQRQDPPSLIAGLNLLKIALLGMLSLGVGLAACLRPGLGRRRPLQVRSVLGLTTRGCPSMGSPSPGAAPAAWIPGGSGNRRN; encoded by the exons ATGAGGCTGGAGCTGGGTTGTCTGGTGCTGTGGGtccagctccttccctggagTCCAGGTTCCTTCACAG ATGCCAACTTCACCGTGGTGCAATCTCCAGCCGAGGTGGGCGTCATCCGGGGAGACAATGCCACCTTGAACTGCACCTTCTCCCGGGGCCTGTCTCTGGACAAGGGTGCTGTCTCCTGGTTCCGAGGCGGGCCGGGAGGAGAGGCCGCTGTGCCCCTGAGAGCCCGTTTCGCGCTGGCCTATCCTGACACCTTCCTGCGCAGAGGGGAAGGGACCCTGGCCATCACCAACGTCAGCCTGGAGGATGCTGGGAAATATGTCTGCCGGGTGCTGCTGTGGGGCACCGGGGAGACACGAGGCAACGGGACCCAGCTGCGTGTTTATG CCCAACCTTCCCACCCAGTTATTTTCCTCCAGTTCCACCCGAAGCCAGAGTCGAAATGGACCCTGGTTTGCAGAACCGCTGGTTTCTACCCCGCACCTGCCCGGCTCACCTGGTACCAAGGGAGCGTAcgtctgccccccacccagccactgcAGGAGTGTGGGGACCCGACCAGACCCCTCCAGGCTTCCACCACCCTGGAATTACCCTCATCAGGGCCAAGAACCACCTACACCTGTCAGGTGGGGCACCCGTCCCTGCAGAATCCCCTCAGCTCTGACTACACCTATG ACCCGCAGCGccaggaccccccctccctgatCGCTGGCCTCAACCTCCTGAAAATAGCCCTGCTGGGGATGCTCAGCCTGGGCGTGGGGCTGGCTG CCTGTCTGAGGCCGGGCCTAGGGCGACGCCGCCCGCTCCAGGTCCGGTCAGTGCTGGGACTCACCACCAGAGGGTGCCCTTCCATGGGCTCCCCATCGCCAGGAGCTGCACCGGCTGCTTGGATTCCGGGGGGCTCGGGCAATAGAAGGAACTGA
- the LOC123351911 gene encoding natural cytotoxicity triggering receptor 3-like isoform X2: MRLELGCLVLWVQLLPWSPGSFTDANFTVVQSPAEVGVIRGDNATLNCTFSRGLSLDKGAVSWFRGGPGGEAAVPLRARFALAYPDTFLRRGEGTLAITNVSLEDAGKYVCRVLLWGTGETRGNGTQLRVYDPQRQDPPSLIAGLNLLKIALLGMLSLGVGLAACLRPGLGRRRPLQVRSVLGLTTRGCPSMGSPSPGAAPAAWIPGGSGNRRN; this comes from the exons ATGAGGCTGGAGCTGGGTTGTCTGGTGCTGTGGGtccagctccttccctggagTCCAGGTTCCTTCACAG ATGCCAACTTCACCGTGGTGCAATCTCCAGCCGAGGTGGGCGTCATCCGGGGAGACAATGCCACCTTGAACTGCACCTTCTCCCGGGGCCTGTCTCTGGACAAGGGTGCTGTCTCCTGGTTCCGAGGCGGGCCGGGAGGAGAGGCCGCTGTGCCCCTGAGAGCCCGTTTCGCGCTGGCCTATCCTGACACCTTCCTGCGCAGAGGGGAAGGGACCCTGGCCATCACCAACGTCAGCCTGGAGGATGCTGGGAAATATGTCTGCCGGGTGCTGCTGTGGGGCACCGGGGAGACACGAGGCAACGGGACCCAGCTGCGTGTTTATG ACCCGCAGCGccaggaccccccctccctgatCGCTGGCCTCAACCTCCTGAAAATAGCCCTGCTGGGGATGCTCAGCCTGGGCGTGGGGCTGGCTG CCTGTCTGAGGCCGGGCCTAGGGCGACGCCGCCCGCTCCAGGTCCGGTCAGTGCTGGGACTCACCACCAGAGGGTGCCCTTCCATGGGCTCCCCATCGCCAGGAGCTGCACCGGCTGCTTGGATTCCGGGGGGCTCGGGCAATAGAAGGAACTGA